One window of the Ruegeria sp. THAF33 genome contains the following:
- a CDS encoding SMC-Scp complex subunit ScpB — MAKDRSEPDLDRELADLPPELRWREWMRRIEAVLFASASPVPREDLARVVGQGVSVDLLVEDLVADLEGRAFEIAQVSGGWMFRTRAAYAPAIRVAADVEDQLLDLSEFDVAVLAAIAYHQPITRDGLKDIFGKEISRDLIGRLHARDLIGTGPRSPRRGAPYTFVTTEQFLVAFDLETLADLPEREQLEDAGLDGGS; from the coding sequence ATGGCGAAGGATCGTTCAGAGCCGGACCTGGACCGTGAGTTGGCCGACCTGCCGCCTGAGCTGCGCTGGCGGGAATGGATGCGCCGGATCGAGGCGGTGCTGTTTGCCTCGGCCTCGCCGGTGCCGCGCGAAGACCTGGCGCGCGTGGTGGGGCAGGGGGTCTCGGTGGATCTGTTGGTCGAGGATCTCGTCGCCGATCTGGAAGGGCGGGCCTTCGAGATCGCCCAGGTCTCTGGCGGCTGGATGTTTCGGACGCGGGCGGCCTACGCTCCCGCGATCCGGGTCGCCGCGGATGTCGAGGATCAGCTACTCGACCTGAGTGAATTCGACGTCGCGGTCTTGGCCGCCATCGCCTATCACCAGCCGATCACGCGCGACGGGCTCAAGGACATCTTCGGCAAGGAGATCAGCCGCGACCTGATCGGTCGGCTGCATGCGCGCGACTTGATCGGGACCGGGCCACGATCGCCGCGCCGCGGTGCGCCATACACATTTGTGACGACCGAGCAGTTCCTTGTTGCATTTGATCTGGAGACTCTCGCGGATCTGCCAGAGCGGGAGCAGTTGGAGGACGCAGGTCTGGATGGCGGGTCATAG
- a CDS encoding nucleotidyl transferase AbiEii/AbiGii toxin family protein codes for MAREDYAAQVALLVRVLPYVAKEEIFALKGGTAINLFYRDLPRLSVDIDLTYLPVKDRADSLVEINDAMDRITAAIEGGIAGAKAQRIAGGGGGATRALARLGTAEIKIETSPVTRGVVHDPEQREVSEAVEEAFGYATMNIVSFEDLFGGKLHAALDRQHPRDLYDVKLLYENEGFTDELFRTFLIYLASSPRPPHELLNPNLIDLDQPYAREFEGMTKEAVDLTELVSTRDRLIGDIQSRLDEGAKRFLRTLHDGDPDFDAIDRPQAAELPAVRWKLINVNKLKAENPKKHAAQGEELEKLLG; via the coding sequence ATGGCGCGTGAAGACTATGCCGCCCAAGTGGCCCTGCTCGTACGGGTACTTCCATATGTGGCGAAGGAGGAGATATTTGCGCTCAAGGGCGGGACGGCCATCAACCTCTTCTATCGCGACCTTCCGCGCCTCTCGGTCGATATCGATCTGACCTATCTGCCTGTCAAGGACCGCGCCGACAGCCTCGTCGAGATCAACGACGCGATGGACCGGATTACCGCCGCCATCGAAGGCGGCATCGCCGGCGCCAAAGCGCAGCGAATTGCCGGCGGTGGCGGCGGCGCCACGCGTGCGCTCGCCCGCCTCGGCACAGCCGAAATCAAAATCGAAACCTCCCCCGTTACCCGGGGCGTCGTGCATGATCCGGAACAACGCGAAGTCTCCGAAGCCGTCGAGGAGGCGTTCGGATATGCGACGATGAACATCGTCTCCTTCGAGGATTTGTTCGGCGGCAAGCTACATGCGGCCCTAGATCGCCAGCACCCGCGAGACCTCTACGACGTTAAACTGCTCTACGAGAACGAAGGGTTTACCGACGAGTTGTTCCGCACGTTTCTGATCTACCTCGCGAGTTCACCACGCCCGCCGCACGAACTGCTGAATCCAAACCTGATCGATCTAGATCAGCCCTACGCGCGGGAATTCGAGGGCATGACGAAGGAAGCAGTCGACCTAACGGAATTGGTCTCAACGCGCGACCGCCTGATCGGTGATATCCAATCCCGCTTGGATGAGGGCGCGAAGAGGTTTCTGAGAACCCTGCATGACGGCGATCCAGACTTCGACGCGATCGACCGCCCTCAAGCGGCCGAGCTTCCAGCGGTCCGATGGAAGCTCATCAACGTGAACAAGCTGAAAGCAGAAAACCCCAAGAAGCATGCCGCCCAAGGGGAAGAGTTGGAGAAGCTCCTCGGCTGA
- a CDS encoding type IV toxin-antitoxin system AbiEi family antitoxin domain-containing protein — protein sequence MSGQEHEKLKSLLEAVPTGFLVDSAWLEHHGIGRRSSYGYVQRGWLERLGRGVFRRPAPSSATTNTLDWKTSLLSLQHIMHYPVHIGGATALGLQGYAHYLSLGDKSTVWLYGSKIPNWLEKLPLNTELRTRSVSLFSDPELGVNDARNNLNETASSLPWDWKLVMSSPERAILEALDELPDQESFHNLDMVFESLTTLRPRTLSALLRSCKKIKVKRLFFVFADRHDHAWRKRLDPEDFDLGSGDRALVKGGKIHPRYRIMVPEEFVRKERGDGA from the coding sequence ATGAGTGGACAAGAACACGAAAAACTAAAGAGTCTTCTTGAGGCTGTCCCCACGGGGTTCCTCGTGGACTCCGCCTGGCTGGAGCACCACGGGATAGGTCGGCGTTCGTCCTACGGCTATGTGCAACGCGGCTGGCTAGAACGCCTAGGACGCGGAGTGTTCCGCCGTCCCGCACCAAGCAGCGCCACCACGAATACGCTCGACTGGAAGACCAGCCTGCTCTCGCTCCAGCACATCATGCACTACCCTGTCCATATCGGGGGGGCGACGGCATTGGGCCTGCAAGGCTATGCGCACTACCTCTCACTCGGCGACAAGAGCACAGTCTGGCTCTACGGCTCAAAAATCCCCAACTGGCTCGAAAAACTGCCGCTCAACACCGAACTCCGCACACGCAGCGTATCGCTGTTCTCCGATCCAGAGTTGGGTGTCAATGACGCGCGAAATAATCTCAACGAGACAGCATCGTCCCTGCCATGGGACTGGAAACTGGTGATGTCCTCGCCGGAACGCGCCATCCTCGAAGCGCTTGACGAGTTGCCGGATCAGGAGAGCTTTCACAACCTCGACATGGTGTTCGAAAGCCTGACGACGTTGCGCCCAAGAACCCTCTCGGCACTGCTCAGAAGTTGCAAGAAGATCAAGGTCAAACGCCTGTTCTTCGTGTTCGCCGACCGCCACGACCATGCCTGGCGCAAGCGTCTCGATCCGGAAGACTTCGACCTCGGCAGCGGGGATCGCGCATTGGTCAAAGGCGGCAAGATACATCCACGCTACAGGATCATGGTGCCCGAAGAGTTTGTAAGAAAGGAACGTGGTGATGGCGCGTGA
- a CDS encoding plasmid pRiA4b ORF-3 family protein — protein sequence MIELKIELVGIKPPIWRRIVVPNDISLDILHSVLQGAMPWQDYHLHEFEIGEDRFEARDESDDSWDPTDGRKDEKRFTLGKLVKKGSQFTYTYDFGDGWRHLVTVEKFSKPTGRPDLDFPACVDGERACPPEDCGGPYSYEEFLDALTDKHHPEHRDTKQWAGAFEPEVFSVQQANAAVGAMFVWAKERHNRK from the coding sequence TTGATTGAGCTGAAAATCGAACTGGTTGGCATCAAACCACCCATCTGGCGCCGTATCGTCGTGCCGAATGACATCAGCTTGGACATCCTGCATTCCGTTCTCCAGGGCGCTATGCCTTGGCAAGACTATCATTTGCATGAGTTCGAGATTGGCGAAGACAGGTTCGAGGCCCGCGACGAAAGTGACGACAGCTGGGACCCTACCGATGGGCGGAAGGACGAGAAGAGGTTTACTCTTGGAAAGCTGGTCAAGAAAGGCAGTCAGTTCACATACACTTATGATTTCGGCGATGGCTGGCGGCATCTCGTCACCGTTGAGAAGTTTAGCAAACCAACCGGAAGACCAGATCTGGACTTTCCCGCCTGTGTTGACGGAGAGCGAGCCTGCCCGCCAGAGGACTGTGGAGGACCCTACTCTTACGAAGAGTTTCTCGACGCGCTGACCGACAAACACCACCCGGAACATCGCGATACAAAGCAATGGGCGGGCGCGTTCGAACCGGAAGTGTTCAGCGTGCAGCAAGCCAATGCTGCCGTCGGTGCGATGTTTGTATGGGCAAAAGAACGCCACAATCGAAAGTGA
- a CDS encoding TerB N-terminal domain-containing protein: MSSIIKFFRITFFLVLYFFLCMVVVTTMLQGWPIGGQMLFAFGVPVILVWWQEKRRSRKVAAKAQAEGSSENLPPRPEPVPRPSAYDKRIERERERTREANASKQPAAVQAYSPPKQDYAEIVRAGKSAAPALAAAAERNQPSRVASSASVRSSKSGWVPSYETASVAGRNIGGMVYVGTAPLLNTYGYRDKCRAYIDPSLSVARSGADKAGEGMPYWPGYADISPQCRATYLDWLASGRNDASYNPGYMFLYFYGLERRFFVDQSNEDAKDIVQEVRRLHSLYPDNHSVRRYLGEFLDIAMLAETDLDAIEPIFEKQGWELPFSLKYAIGARIDKGENLTADWLLSWFICHPETNLRTPATRCRDEFVALFRMRFDRRFPDGLKVTKPRKSLTASYRAASSEFQGSVNPTVDGKPVPDISGLRKPVEIAQELADEVMNDLDKLSRFLGRNPDGRGSVEAHALLPSELWDAFPSEEMDRLKSWASDIVDRGGLVPLEEVIGRLEGETNEKIGKRQMTGAADALARLGFGLAPDPRFALRSPKTEEPVVLFRLGEPIERLEDVSDSYRSALIELALGSLVAHADGRIAEPERRALEDQVSATALSDQERRRLRANLEWFLAVPPDMTLLRRKLKEVGQDSQAAMRAALVGAAHADGIIHSDEVASIEKIYKALGLDPALAYTDLHAGEVADGPRTVRASQPGRPGEAIPALEKASGPKLDASRIAAIRSDTERVSSVLGQIFDVKEEESGASAPASQSQLVGLDPKHGALVLELVTREHWSETEFETICASHGLMASGALEVVNEWAFETYNEALLDEYDGYDVSLEIAEAVKEKMSAEGRDV; encoded by the coding sequence ATGTCTTCAATAATCAAGTTTTTCCGAATTACATTCTTTCTCGTCCTGTATTTTTTCTTATGTATGGTCGTGGTGACCACAATGCTTCAGGGTTGGCCGATTGGCGGCCAGATGTTGTTTGCATTTGGTGTTCCCGTCATTCTGGTCTGGTGGCAAGAAAAACGGAGATCGCGGAAAGTCGCTGCAAAGGCGCAAGCTGAGGGGAGTTCCGAAAATCTACCCCCCCGACCTGAGCCGGTGCCGCGCCCAAGTGCCTACGACAAGCGTATCGAGCGTGAGCGCGAACGAACTCGCGAAGCCAACGCGTCCAAACAGCCGGCTGCCGTGCAGGCTTACTCCCCACCAAAGCAGGACTACGCTGAAATCGTTCGGGCTGGAAAGTCTGCGGCGCCGGCACTTGCCGCGGCCGCTGAACGAAATCAGCCCTCGCGAGTGGCATCGAGCGCATCGGTCCGATCATCGAAAAGCGGGTGGGTCCCGTCTTATGAAACAGCTAGCGTCGCCGGCCGCAACATCGGCGGGATGGTCTATGTCGGCACGGCTCCCTTGCTGAACACCTACGGGTATCGTGACAAGTGCCGAGCCTATATCGATCCGTCTCTGTCTGTCGCGCGCTCTGGAGCCGACAAAGCTGGTGAAGGTATGCCTTACTGGCCCGGATACGCGGATATCTCACCTCAGTGCCGGGCGACCTACCTCGACTGGTTGGCCAGCGGGCGCAACGACGCCTCCTACAACCCCGGATACATGTTCCTGTACTTCTACGGGCTGGAGCGTCGCTTCTTCGTCGATCAGTCCAACGAAGATGCCAAGGATATCGTCCAGGAAGTTCGGCGGCTGCATTCACTTTACCCTGACAACCACTCCGTCAGGCGCTATTTGGGTGAGTTCCTCGACATTGCGATGCTTGCCGAAACCGACCTCGACGCTATCGAACCGATTTTCGAGAAGCAGGGCTGGGAACTTCCGTTCTCACTCAAATACGCAATCGGAGCTCGGATCGACAAAGGCGAGAACCTGACGGCTGACTGGTTGCTGAGTTGGTTCATCTGCCATCCGGAAACAAATCTGAGAACTCCCGCGACGCGGTGCCGTGACGAGTTCGTCGCTCTTTTCCGTATGCGGTTTGATCGGCGTTTTCCTGATGGGCTCAAAGTGACAAAACCCCGGAAATCACTCACGGCATCCTATCGCGCCGCCTCCAGCGAGTTTCAGGGGTCAGTCAATCCGACCGTGGATGGCAAACCCGTGCCCGACATCTCCGGCTTGCGCAAGCCGGTCGAGATTGCGCAAGAGCTGGCTGACGAGGTGATGAACGACCTCGACAAGCTCAGTCGCTTCCTGGGCCGAAACCCTGACGGCCGCGGAAGTGTGGAAGCGCATGCCTTGCTACCCTCTGAACTTTGGGATGCTTTCCCATCAGAGGAAATGGACCGCTTGAAATCTTGGGCAAGCGATATCGTCGATCGCGGGGGATTGGTGCCGCTTGAGGAGGTGATCGGACGACTGGAGGGAGAAACGAACGAGAAGATCGGAAAACGGCAAATGACAGGAGCCGCCGACGCGCTCGCGCGCCTCGGTTTCGGTCTGGCGCCCGACCCTCGGTTTGCGCTCCGGTCGCCCAAGACGGAGGAGCCTGTTGTGCTGTTTCGTCTGGGCGAACCCATCGAAAGACTGGAGGACGTTTCCGACAGCTATCGAAGCGCCTTGATCGAATTGGCACTTGGGTCGTTAGTCGCCCATGCTGATGGTCGCATCGCGGAGCCTGAACGCAGGGCGTTGGAAGATCAGGTTTCTGCCACGGCCCTCAGCGATCAGGAACGCCGCAGGCTGCGTGCAAACCTTGAATGGTTCCTGGCCGTGCCACCGGACATGACGCTTCTGCGGCGCAAACTGAAGGAGGTGGGCCAAGACAGCCAAGCCGCTATGCGGGCAGCGCTGGTCGGTGCAGCACATGCCGATGGCATTATTCACTCCGACGAAGTCGCAAGCATCGAGAAAATCTACAAGGCTTTGGGACTTGATCCTGCGCTTGCCTACACCGACCTGCATGCTGGCGAAGTTGCGGATGGTCCACGCACTGTTCGCGCGTCGCAACCGGGTCGCCCGGGCGAAGCGATACCCGCGCTCGAAAAAGCCAGCGGACCGAAACTCGACGCTTCACGGATCGCAGCAATTCGTTCGGACACAGAGCGCGTGTCGTCCGTCCTCGGTCAGATTTTCGATGTCAAAGAGGAAGAAAGTGGTGCCTCCGCGCCTGCCAGCCAAAGCCAGCTGGTAGGGCTTGACCCGAAACACGGCGCCCTTGTCCTCGAACTGGTCACTCGAGAGCATTGGTCTGAAACCGAGTTCGAGACGATCTGCGCCTCGCATGGGTTGATGGCATCCGGGGCTTTGGAAGTCGTGAATGAATGGGCTTTTGAGACCTACAACGAAGCACTGCTCGACGAGTATGATGGATATGACGTGTCTCTGGAAATTGCGGAGGCGGTAAAAGAAAAGATGAGTGCGGAGGGCAGGGATGTCTAA
- a CDS encoding ATP-binding protein codes for MSKLKPRERDAIVQALRAGVVPKLGLRHIQVGRVREIEELVKDMDRISDGGSAIRFIIGEYGSGKTFFMNLIRLVALEKGLVVMFADLAPDRRIHATGGQARGLYAEMARNLSTRTKPDGGALASVVERFVSQAHRDAEERDLPTGTVIRERLGHFEELTGGFEFAEVIRRYWEGHETGDDELKSAALRWLRGEFATRTDARKALGVRTIIDDASVYDHLKLMSAFVCEAGFKGLLVGLDEMVNLYKLTSSQARNANYEQILRILNDVLQGSAENLGFLMGGTPEFLMNTRRGLYSYEALQSRLAENTFARDGLVDLSGPVVRLASLTPEDLFVLLANVRRIMQDDAGALPDDALEAFMAHCSDRIGEAYFRTPRNTVTAFVNLLSVLEQNPGVEWSDLIEKIEVSEDLGEDMNEVDESTGAQDPGDDDLISFKL; via the coding sequence ATGTCTAAGTTGAAACCACGTGAACGCGATGCAATCGTACAGGCGCTTCGGGCCGGGGTCGTGCCCAAACTCGGTTTGCGCCATATTCAGGTTGGCCGCGTCCGAGAGATTGAAGAGCTCGTCAAGGACATGGACCGGATATCCGATGGCGGATCGGCGATCCGGTTCATCATCGGGGAGTACGGATCGGGCAAGACGTTCTTCATGAACCTGATCCGCCTCGTGGCTCTGGAGAAAGGCCTGGTCGTGATGTTCGCGGATTTAGCGCCAGATCGGCGCATTCACGCGACCGGCGGACAAGCTCGCGGGCTGTATGCCGAGATGGCCCGAAACCTCTCGACGCGGACCAAGCCCGATGGCGGGGCATTGGCCAGCGTGGTGGAGCGATTTGTCAGCCAGGCTCACCGAGATGCTGAAGAACGGGATTTGCCCACGGGGACCGTCATTCGTGAACGCCTTGGCCACTTTGAAGAACTTACCGGAGGGTTTGAGTTCGCCGAAGTCATCCGTCGATATTGGGAAGGCCATGAGACCGGCGACGACGAGTTGAAATCCGCAGCCCTGAGATGGCTGCGCGGCGAGTTCGCGACACGCACCGACGCGCGCAAAGCACTTGGTGTGCGAACGATCATCGACGACGCCAGTGTCTATGACCATCTGAAGCTGATGTCGGCATTCGTGTGCGAGGCCGGGTTTAAAGGATTGCTGGTCGGCCTCGACGAGATGGTGAACCTCTACAAGCTCACTTCGTCGCAGGCCCGCAATGCAAACTACGAACAGATCCTCCGGATCCTGAACGATGTGCTGCAGGGTAGCGCCGAGAACCTCGGATTCCTTATGGGTGGAACCCCGGAGTTTCTGATGAACACCCGTCGAGGGCTCTATAGCTACGAAGCCCTTCAATCGCGTTTGGCCGAGAACACCTTCGCGCGGGACGGATTGGTCGACCTTTCAGGACCGGTTGTCCGGCTGGCCAGCCTGACCCCTGAAGATCTCTTCGTTCTTCTGGCCAATGTGCGGCGGATCATGCAGGACGATGCCGGTGCTCTGCCGGACGACGCGCTCGAGGCCTTCATGGCGCATTGTTCGGACCGGATCGGTGAAGCTTACTTCCGCACCCCGCGCAATACGGTGACGGCATTCGTGAACCTGCTTTCCGTGCTTGAGCAAAACCCCGGTGTCGAGTGGAGCGATCTGATCGAAAAGATCGAGGTCTCCGAAGACCTCGGCGAAGACATGAACGAGGTAGACGAGTCGACTGGTGCCCAAGACCCCGGTGACGATGATCTGATCAGCTTCAAGCTCTGA
- a CDS encoding DEAD/DEAH box helicase, whose translation MSSAFDKLARPVQKWIRQKGWRELRDIQARSIRTICESNADLIVAASTAGGKTEAAFLPLISQVLDEPSGGTGFDLLYIGPLKALITDQAMRLEGICQEAELPVVPWHGDVSQSIKTRALISPKGILLITPESLEALFIRRGLEIARLFGATRAVVIDELHTVLDSERGVQLRSLLTRLELAIKRPIRRIGLSATLGDMDLAKAYLRPDAANAVQLIEADGGEAELKLQLRGYLSGDEDENSPSATDAIAAHLFKHLRGSDNLVFAGARQRVEIYADRLRELCEREHLPQEFYPHHASLSREHRDFVERRLKDPAKPTTAVCTSTLELGIDIGDVTCVAQIGAPFSVAALRQRLGRSGRREGQPAILRQYAVEAKLTPESSFVDRLRLGLIRSIAMIDLLLEGWCEPPKPQALHLSTLVHQILSVIAQRGGASASVVYNVLCREGPFRKVTTEVFADVLRAIGHPETGLIEQVGSGLLLLGPAGEKLVEHYSFYAVFQTPEEFRLVAEGRDLGTLPIDNVLAPGMLLIFSGRRWVVQEIHDREKVIVVKPAKAGVPPVFGGDAGDIHDKVIDRMFAVLEGDSSPAYMDTVSLMMLEEARAHYEQLGFRANNLHTIGEHTSVIATRVGTVKTSTLALALRSEGFSVELHDGFLMVEAGDETPDLQTVLAHIRSGEPVDLFAGAGNLMSEKFHPYLSQPLLELDAISSKLAPDTLTAMVGRIVPA comes from the coding sequence ATGAGCAGTGCGTTCGACAAACTGGCGAGGCCTGTGCAGAAATGGATACGCCAGAAAGGTTGGCGCGAACTTCGCGACATCCAGGCGCGATCCATCCGGACGATCTGCGAATCCAATGCCGATTTAATCGTTGCAGCTTCTACGGCGGGCGGAAAGACCGAGGCGGCGTTCCTGCCGTTGATTTCACAGGTGCTTGACGAGCCGTCGGGCGGCACCGGCTTCGACCTGCTCTACATCGGTCCGCTGAAAGCCCTGATCACGGACCAGGCCATGCGGCTGGAGGGCATCTGCCAGGAAGCAGAGCTTCCGGTTGTTCCCTGGCACGGAGATGTCTCGCAATCCATCAAGACGCGCGCGTTGATATCTCCAAAAGGGATCCTTCTGATAACCCCAGAGTCCCTTGAGGCGCTTTTCATTCGTCGCGGTTTGGAAATTGCCCGCCTGTTTGGGGCGACACGGGCGGTCGTGATCGACGAGCTGCACACAGTTCTGGACAGCGAACGCGGTGTCCAGCTTCGTTCACTGCTCACACGGCTCGAGCTCGCGATAAAGCGCCCAATCCGTCGGATAGGTCTGTCAGCTACGCTAGGCGACATGGACCTCGCTAAGGCCTATCTTCGCCCTGACGCCGCAAACGCTGTCCAGCTGATCGAAGCAGATGGCGGCGAGGCTGAATTGAAGCTTCAGCTTCGCGGTTACCTTTCCGGCGATGAAGATGAAAACAGCCCATCCGCAACGGACGCGATCGCAGCACATCTTTTCAAACACCTTCGAGGCAGCGACAACCTGGTCTTCGCCGGAGCGCGTCAACGGGTCGAGATTTACGCAGATCGGTTGCGGGAGCTTTGCGAACGGGAGCACCTGCCACAGGAATTCTATCCCCACCACGCGAGCCTCTCCCGAGAACACCGTGACTTCGTTGAGCGGCGCTTGAAGGACCCTGCGAAACCGACGACAGCCGTTTGCACATCGACGCTCGAGCTTGGAATCGACATCGGTGACGTGACCTGCGTGGCTCAAATCGGTGCGCCATTCAGCGTCGCCGCGTTGCGACAACGGCTTGGCCGATCAGGCCGGCGTGAAGGACAGCCGGCCATTCTCAGGCAGTATGCTGTCGAAGCCAAGTTGACGCCGGAGAGCAGTTTCGTGGATCGTCTTCGCCTCGGCCTGATCAGGTCCATCGCGATGATAGACTTGCTGCTGGAAGGCTGGTGCGAACCTCCAAAACCTCAGGCGCTTCATCTCTCGACGCTCGTCCACCAGATACTGTCAGTCATAGCGCAGCGCGGCGGTGCGTCTGCAAGCGTGGTCTACAATGTGCTCTGCCGCGAAGGCCCCTTTCGGAAGGTCACAACCGAAGTCTTCGCAGATGTGTTGCGTGCAATCGGCCACCCAGAAACCGGCTTGATCGAACAGGTCGGCAGCGGGCTGTTGCTTTTGGGACCCGCGGGCGAAAAACTGGTTGAGCATTACAGCTTCTATGCGGTGTTTCAGACGCCTGAGGAATTCCGGTTGGTCGCAGAGGGGCGGGACCTTGGAACCCTGCCGATCGATAATGTTCTTGCCCCTGGGATGCTATTAATATTCTCTGGGCGACGTTGGGTTGTTCAAGAAATCCATGATCGTGAAAAGGTCATCGTCGTCAAACCCGCGAAGGCTGGTGTGCCGCCCGTCTTCGGCGGCGATGCGGGGGACATTCATGACAAAGTGATCGACCGAATGTTCGCCGTGCTCGAGGGGGATTCCAGCCCAGCTTACATGGATACAGTCTCTTTGATGATGCTCGAGGAAGCGCGTGCTCACTATGAACAGCTGGGGTTTAGGGCCAATAACCTACACACCATTGGCGAGCATACATCAGTCATTGCGACGCGGGTCGGTACTGTGAAGACATCAACCCTCGCGCTAGCACTGAGAAGTGAGGGGTTTTCGGTCGAACTGCATGACGGGTTTCTGATGGTGGAGGCCGGGGACGAAACCCCCGATCTTCAAACGGTACTAGCGCACATTCGATCTGGCGAACCTGTCGATCTGTTCGCTGGAGCTGGGAATTTAATGTCGGAGAAGTTTCATCCTTACCTGTCGCAGCCCCTCTTGGAGTTGGATGCAATTTCTTCCAAGCTTGCGCCCGATACTCTTACCGCGATGGTCGGTAGAATCGTCCCAGCATAA
- a CDS encoding ATP-binding protein → MGILDFNDDESLGKIIAVDTATVTVRVDELERLKRIQVNRLTAIRSSKAGQHLIGIVSRITRKAGDETAIDGSEEDPEAALPENNLVRVALIGTLVDKEGLKENVFKRTLETVPEIDADCFSLEGQRLTDFMQVISQVSGDGPQLDLGRYALDEDARAFLNGNRLFQRHAIVVGSTGSGKSYTTARLLDQIAGLPQANVILFDIHGEYQTLDSDEFRHLRIAGPGDIGHDRRLADGVLHLPFWLLGYEALVALFVDRSDQNAPNQAMLMTRCITDAKRAMLDPGKHADILANFTIDSPVPFDIDSVHKQLSDLNEQMVPGANNKDKQGPYFDKLSRLIARFEAKRNDRRLGFIFQPPAACMDMAWLSEVTHFLIGGRGSQADGKGGIKIINFSEVPSDILPLMVSLIARLIFTVSQWTPPDNRHPIALFCDEAHLYIPERASSESADEISVGIFERIAKEGRKYGVGLVVISQRPSEVNRTVLSQCNNVIAMRLTNGDDQSVIKRLLPDSLGGFGDLLPVLDIGEALVVGDASLLPTRVVVSEPRFKPNSATVNFWDRWSDAAPVAGTEDAVLSWRRQSNH, encoded by the coding sequence TTGGGCATACTTGATTTCAACGATGATGAAAGTCTCGGCAAAATTATTGCCGTCGATACTGCCACTGTGACGGTGCGAGTCGATGAACTTGAACGCCTCAAACGGATTCAGGTCAATCGGTTGACCGCGATCAGAAGCTCGAAAGCCGGGCAGCACTTAATCGGGATAGTTTCGCGCATCACACGCAAAGCAGGTGACGAAACTGCAATAGACGGGTCTGAGGAGGATCCGGAAGCCGCGCTCCCCGAAAACAACCTCGTTCGGGTCGCTCTGATTGGAACACTCGTAGACAAGGAGGGGCTGAAAGAGAACGTCTTTAAGCGCACCCTAGAGACTGTGCCCGAAATCGATGCGGATTGCTTTTCCTTGGAAGGTCAGCGCCTGACAGACTTCATGCAGGTCATTTCGCAGGTTTCCGGCGACGGCCCGCAGCTTGATCTTGGTCGCTATGCTTTGGACGAGGACGCGCGGGCCTTCTTGAACGGCAACCGTCTGTTCCAACGTCATGCCATCGTGGTCGGTAGCACTGGCAGCGGCAAATCGTACACAACTGCGCGGCTCCTAGACCAGATTGCCGGTCTTCCACAAGCCAACGTAATCTTGTTCGATATCCATGGTGAGTACCAGACCCTCGATAGCGACGAGTTTCGGCATCTACGCATCGCTGGGCCGGGGGACATTGGACACGATCGCCGACTGGCCGACGGTGTTCTACATCTACCGTTCTGGCTTCTCGGCTATGAGGCATTGGTCGCTTTGTTTGTAGATCGGTCCGATCAGAACGCTCCGAACCAAGCCATGCTCATGACGCGCTGTATCACCGATGCGAAGCGCGCAATGCTTGATCCGGGAAAACACGCCGACATTCTTGCAAATTTCACTATCGATAGCCCCGTGCCTTTCGATATCGACAGTGTCCACAAGCAACTATCTGACTTGAACGAACAAATGGTTCCGGGCGCTAACAACAAGGATAAGCAAGGACCATACTTCGACAAGCTCAGCCGCTTAATCGCGCGATTTGAAGCCAAACGAAATGATCGCAGGCTTGGGTTCATATTTCAGCCGCCAGCAGCCTGTATGGATATGGCCTGGCTGTCGGAGGTAACGCATTTCCTGATAGGCGGGCGCGGATCGCAAGCTGATGGCAAGGGTGGGATCAAGATCATCAATTTCTCGGAAGTGCCGTCCGACATCCTGCCGCTCATGGTCAGCTTGATTGCTCGGCTGATATTCACAGTCAGCCAGTGGACGCCACCAGACAACCGTCATCCCATCGCATTGTTCTGCGATGAGGCACATCTGTATATCCCGGAGCGTGCATCGTCAGAGTCAGCCGATGAGATCTCTGTCGGGATTTTCGAGAGGATCGCCAAAGAAGGCAGGAAATACGGTGTTGGACTAGTGGTTATCAGCCAAAGACCATCCGAAGTGAACCGCACCGTTCTGAGCCAGTGCAACAATGTCATTGCGATGCGGCTGACCAACGGCGACGATCAATCCGTGATCAAACGGTTGCTGCCTGACAGCCTCGGCGGGTTTGGTGATCTTCTACCGGTCCTCGACATCGGTGAGGCATTGGTGGTCGGCGATGCGAGCTTGCTTCCGACGCGAGTTGTGGTGTCCGAGCCGCGCTTCAAGCCCAATAGCGCGACAGTCAATTTCTGGGATCGTTGGAGTGACGCGGCACCAGTTGCGGGAACGGAAGATGCCGTCCTTTCTTGGCGGAGACAAAGCAATCACTAG